The Thalassomonas actiniarum genome contains the following window.
ATAGTTGGCCTGATGGTAGAGCTCTTCTTCACTGTGCTTACGTTCGGTTATATCCTGGGTAATGCCGATAATATGATGGACCGTATCTTTATTTTCTTCCACCGGAATAAAGCAGGAGGAAAAAACCCTGAGCTCGCCATTGCATCTTAACTGAAACTCAAATTCAGAGGAGTAACCGTTAAATGCCCTTAACATTAAATATTCGATACGGGGTTTATCGTCATCAGTCACCAGGGATAAATAACGGCAGCCAAGGATCTGGCTGACATCGTTCAGGCGTAACATTTTTAAACCGGTATCATTCATGGCGGTTAAACGGCCATCCCGGTCTATTTCATGAATACAAACCGGGGCATTGTCAAGGAAGGTTTGATAAATATCCTGCTCAGAAAATAATACCTGCGATACTTTTTTCCTGTGGGCCAGGCTGGTTACGGAAATGATCATCCGGGTATGATCGGTGACATTTTCCGGAATAATGGCTTTCATGACCACTTTAAATTGATGGCCGTTGCGGTGGCTGGCGGTAGCTTCGGTTTCAAAATAATGGCGCTGTTCGAGTAAGGCAACCACCAGCTTCTTTAATACCTCCAGCTGATCTTTATTATGTTTATTGGTTATTTTTTTTAAGAAAGTGCCTTTGTCCTTGTCACCATACAAAGCCAGGGTCGGCATATTGACGTCAATGACTTTTAGTTGCCTGGCAAGGGTCAGTAATTCAAAGATGTGGTTGGCAAAATAGTGATTGTAATCGCGGATATCCCGGGTGCTGTACTTTTCCAACTTACCCGGCAGGGTACCCAGGTCGACCAG
Protein-coding sequences here:
- a CDS encoding GGDEF domain-containing protein; this translates as MIKAGSHLPIPEKDYLTIEQRKIADWYRTAFQQSNISLWLVDLGTLPGKLEKYSTRDIRDYNHYFANHIFELLTLARQLKVIDVNMPTLALYGDKDKGTFLKKITNKHNKDQLEVLKKLVVALLEQRHYFETEATASHRNGHQFKVVMKAIIPENVTDHTRMIISVTSLAHRKKVSQVLFSEQDIYQTFLDNAPVCIHEIDRDGRLTAMNDTGLKMLRLNDVSQILGCRYLSLVTDDDKPRIEYLMLRAFNGYSSEFEFQLRCNGELRVFSSCFIPVEENKDTVHHIIGITQDITERKHSEEELYHQANYDLLTNLPNRSHFTDSVRHALTQARRRRHGLALLFIDLDNFKPINDTYGHAMGDTLLQQVSATIQNTLRKEDLTCRFGGDEFIILLPSIAKRNNAAVVAEKVLRCIQQPINLSNQQLSISASIGISTFPEDGDSYETLMPHADMAMYKVKNFGGNSYQFHQVEKTNFKM